The region GACGTCCCACCGCCCGCCGTCGGGCCGCTCGGTGACGCGCTGCACGACCTGTGCCGCCGCACCCGGCTGCACGACCACGCGGCCCTCCTGTTGCGGTTCGTGAGCCAGATGCGGGAGTACCTGCTGGCGTTGCTCTGGGAGGCGACCAACCGGGAGCGCCGGCGCGTGCCCGACGTGGCGGAGTACGTCCAACTACGCCGGCACATCGGTGGCGTGCATCCCTGCCTCACGCTGACCGACCTGGCGTCGGCACGGCCCCCCGGGCCGGTCCAGCGCGCCAACCCGACGCTGCTCGCCCTGGATCTGCTGGCGGTGGACCTGGTCTGCTGGTGCAACGACCTCTTCTCCTACGGCAAGGAGAGCCGGACCGACCCGGACGCGCACAACCTGGTGACGGTCATCGCCCAGGGCAGCGACGCGGACGAGCAGGCCGCGCTGCGTGCCGCGGCCGACCGGTTCAACCAGGGCCTGGCGGAGTACCTGGACGCCGAGGAGGCGCTGCTGTCCGGCGGGAACGACGAGATCCGCCTCGTGGTGGCCGCCCGACGCAACTGGGTACGGGCTACCTACGACTGGTCAGTCGTGGCTGCCCGGTACGCCTGATTCCGCGTACCGGTCGGTGGGATGGGACGGCCGGACGATCACCAGGGCTAGCCGATGCACGGTGGCAGGCAATACTCTTCGGTAACCATCATGACGTGACGCCCGTCACGCCACCACCCCCGAAGGCGGCTACAGCGATGGCTCTCGATGTACCGTACCGCTCCATCCCGGACATGTTCCTCAAGCGCGTGGCGGCCACCCCCGACCGGAACGCGTTTGCGTCCCCGACCCCCGACGACGCGGGGCCTGCATGGCTGACCTGGGAGCAGGTCGGCCAGCGCGCCAAGGCGGTCGCCGCCGGCCTGCACGGCCTGGGCGTCGGCCAGGAGGACCCGGTCGCGATCCTCGCCAACACCCGGCTGGACTGGGTGATCGCCGACCTCGGCATCATGTGTGCCGGCGGCGCGACCACGACCGTCTACCCGACCACCGAGCCGGCCGACGCGACGTACATCATCGCCGACTCCGGGTCGAAGGTGCTCTTCGCGGAGAACCCGGCCCAGGCGGCGAAGATCGCCGGCGCCAACCTGCCCGCCCTGACCCACGTGGTGCTCCTCGACGGTGCCGGTGACCCGACCGCCACGATTCCGCAGTTGACGCTCGCCGAGTTGGAGGAACGGGGCACCCGCGCGCTGGCCGCCGAGCCGGATCTGATCGACATGCTCGTGGCCGGCATCGGTCCGGAGCACCTGGCCACCCTGATCTACACCTCCGGGACCACGGGTCAACCCAAGGGCGTCGAGCTGCTGCACGGCGGCTGGTGCTGGGAGGCTGTGGCGCAGGCCGAGGTCGGGCTGCTGCGCGACGACGACCTGCAGTACCTGTGGCTGCCGCTGGCCCACTCGTTCGGCAAGACGCTGCTCTGCGGCGCCATCCACGTCGGCCTGCCCACCTACGTCGACGGGCGGGTGGAGAAGCTTGTCGACCTGCTGTCGGTGATCCGCCCGACGCTGATGTGCGGCGCGCCGCGGGTGTTCGAGAAGGTCTACAACCGGGCGGTGACCACCGCCCAGGGCGCCGGCGGCGCGAAGGCGAAGATCTTCGCCTGGGGTGTCCAGGTCGGCAAGGAGAAGGTCGCCCTGGAACAGGCCGGCAAGCCGGTGCCGGGCGGGCTGCGGCTGCGCTACGGGCTGGCCGAGAAGCTGGTGTTCAGCAAGCTCCAGGCCCGGCTGGGCGGCCGGATGCGGGTGCTGGTGTCCGGCGCCGCACCACTCAGCCCGGAGATCGCCACCTTCTTCGCCGCGGCGAACCTGCCGATCTCCGAGGGCTACGGCCTGACCGAGACCAGCGCCGGCAACTTCGTCAACCCGCCGTCGGGGCTACGGATCGGCACCGTGGGCCGGGCGATGGGTGACCTGGAGTGCCGGATCGACACCGACGGGGAGATCCTGGTGCGTGGTCGGCCGGTGATGCGCGGCTACCACAACCTGCCGGAGGAGACCGCCGCCGCGTTCACCGAGGACGGTTTCTTCCGCACCGGTGACATCGGCACCCTCGACGAGCAGGGCTACCTGCGGATCACGGACCGCAAGAAGGATCTGGTCAAGACCTCGGGCGGCAAGTACATCGCACCCTCGCACATCGAGGGGATGTTCAAGGCCATCTGTCCGTACACCTCGCAGGCGGTCGTCGTCGGCCAGGCCCGCAACTTCTGCACGATGCTGGTCACGCTGGACCCGGACGCGATCCAGGGCTGGGCCGCCGGTGGCCCGCTGGAGGGGCGCAGCTACACCGAGATCGTCGCCTCACCGGAGGCCCGGACGATGGTCGAGGAGTACGTCGCCCAGCTCAACGAGAAGCTCAACCGCTGGGAGACGATCAAGAAGGTGGCCATCCTGCCGCGTGATCTGACGATCGAGGACGGCGAGATCACGCCGTCGTTGAAGATCAAGCGACGCGGCGTGGAGAGCAACTTCGCCTCCCAGATCGACGAGATGTACGCCGGCACCCTCGCCGAGCTCTGACAAGTCGCCGATGGCCCCGCACCCGCTCGGGTGCGGGGCCATCGGCATCGTCGCCGCTCTGCCGCAGGGGCCGTCGCCTCTCGTCGCCACTCTGCCGCAGGGGCCGACGGCAGTCGTGGGCGGGTCAGGCGATGACCGCCGGCTCCCGCCACCGCTGACGGCCGGTGCGGTCCAGGTCGTAACGGACCGCCGCGATCCGCCCCACCGCCTCCACCAGGTCCGCCGCGGGCAGGGTGAACGGCAGCCGCAGGAACCGCTCCAGGGTGCCGTCCAGGCCGAACCGTGGGCCGGGCGCCAGTCGTACGCCGACCTCCTCGGCGGCCCGGGCCAGCGCGCTGGAGACCGGGCCGTCCAGCTCGGCCCAGAGCGTCACGCCACCCCGGGGCACGGTGACCCGCCAGTCCGGCAGCCGGTGCGCCAGCGCGTCGAGCAGCGCGTCGCGTTGGGCGGCCAACGTGACGCGGCGCTCGGTGACGATGGCGTCGGCGTCGGCGAGCAGGTGCACCGCCACCAGTTGGTCCAGCACCGGGCTGGCCATGTCCACCCCGACCCGGACGGCGGCGAGCCGCTGCACCTGCGGTGCCGAGGCGCGCACCCAGCCGATCCGTAGACCACCCCAGTAGGGCTTGCTCATCCCGCCGATGCTGATCACGCGGCTGTGTCGGTCGTAGACGCCGACCGGGGGTGGCACCTCGGTGCCGTCCAGTGGCAGGTCCACGAAGGACTCGTCGACGACCAGGTCGGTGCCGACCGCGTGGGCGGCGGCCACCACCCGCTCCCGGAGCGCGGCGGGCATCAGGTGCCCGGTCGGGTTCTGGAACTCCGGAATCAGGTAGGCCAGCTTGGGCCGGGTCTGCCGGAGGCTGCCCAGCAGCAGGTCGGAATCCCAGCCGTCGGCGTCGGCGGCCAGGCCGTGGGTGGTGATCCGGGCCCGTCGCCCGGCCAACGCGGCGAGCGCGTTGGGGTAGGTAGGGGACTCGACCAGCACACTGCCGCCCGGGGCCAGGGCGAGCCGCAGCACCAGGTCCAGTGCGTGCTGGGTGCCGCTGGTGACCATGATCTGGTCGGCCGACGTGGGCAGCCCTCGCATGGTGTACGCGTCGGCCACCGCCTCGCGCAGCTCGATGATGCCGGTCGGGTGGTAACCGGCGCCGCCCAGGTAGCGGCGCAGGTCCTCGGCGGCGGACCGGGCCGCCGTCTGCAGTTGCGGTGGGGCGGCCGGTGCGGCGGCACCGAGGTCGATCATGTCCCGGTCGTCCAACGGGGTCCACAGGCCGGTGCTGGCGACCCGGTGGTTGCCGGGCAGCATCGTCCAGCTGCCCGCGCCCCTCCTGCTGGCCAGGTGCCCGGTCTCGCGCAGGTGCCGGTACGCGGCGGTGACGGTGGTCCGGCTGATCCGCAGCGCCTCGGCCAGCTCCCGTTCGGCGGGAAGGCGGACACCCAACGGCAGACGACCGTCGGCGAGCAGGCCGCGCACCGCGCCGGCCAGAGCGGCGTAGTCGGGGCTGCGTCGGCGGCCCGGAAGGGCATGCCACTGCCCGAGCAGGCGAGCCAATTGGACCCCGCGCACCTGACCACTCATGGCCACTCCCCCGATATTGGCTTCTTCTTCGACGAGGATTGGCATCTAGGGTGGCATGCATGGCATTGCTTGGCAATCTGCGGCACCGGCCGGTTCGACGGCTGGTCCAGCTCTACCTCGGGCTCGGCCTGTACGGCGTCAGCATGGCCCTGATGGTCCGCTCCGACCTTGGCCTCGACCCGTGGGACGTGTTCCACCAGGGCCTCTCCAAGCTGACCGGGCTCTCGTTCGGCACCGTCACCATCGGCGTCGGCGCGCTGGTGCTGTTGCTCTGGATCCCGCTGCGGCAGCGACCCGGCCTCGGCACGGTCAGCAACGTCGTGGTGATCGGCCTGGTCGTGGATGCCACACTGGCCCTGCTGCCCACCGGTGGCCCGCTCGGCGTCCGGATCGCGCTGCTGATCACCGGGATCGTCGCCAACGGCGCCGCCACCGGCCTCTACCTCGGTGCCCGACTGGGTCCCGGCCCCCGGGACGGGCTGATGACCGGCTTCGTGGCCCGCCGACCCGGCCGGTCGGTGCGGCTCGTGCGCACCGTCATCGAGGTCACCGTCCTGGCGCTGGGCTGGCTGCTCGGCGGCACTGTCGGCGTGGGCACCGTCGCGTACGCGCTGGCCATCGGTCCGTTGGCCCAGCTCTTCATCCCGCTGTTCGCCGTGCCCGAAGCCGCCGCACCCGACGAGCCCACGTCCACGCCTGGCAGAGCCGCACCGGTCACGCCCGCCGGCTGAACCCTCACCGACCGTCCACGAACCGGTACGCGGTGGTGCTCCACGGTGCCGGATGGAGGGTGGGTGTTCCCTTCCGGGACGCGCGCCGTCATCATCTCTGCATGGGGGAGAACGGTTGGCGCTGGACGGACGCCTGGATCTTCGTGTCGCTGGTCATCGCGAGCGGTGCCGGTCGGCATCGTCGGTCGGCGACAAGTCGACGGCCGGAGGGTGTCCGGCTGACCGACGTGCTGTCCACCGCCGACCACCTCAACCACACGATCCCGCAGCGGCACGAGGTGGAGGCCGCGATCCAGCGGCTGGTCGGTGCCGGGCTGGTCAGCGTCGTCGACGGTTGGTTCCGGATCACCCCCGAGGGTGAGCAGCTCTGGCGTACCCGCCCACGGGCGGGTGTGGCGACCATGGTGGACACCGTGCAGGGCGTGCTGACCCGCCGACACGCGCCCGGCAGCGCCGAGTGGAACCTGGACGAGGCCGACCATGCGGCAGCCGTGCAGGAATACGCGGTTCGGTCGATCCCGACGCCCCGCCGGTCCCCGGAGGGCCACTCCGGGGGGCACTGAACGGCTCAGCGCACCGGGTGACCGCTGTCGCGCAGCGCGTCCTTGACCTGGGCCACCGTCAGCTCGCCGAAGTGGAAGACGCTGGCGGCGAGCACCGCGTCCGCCCCGGCGCCGATCGCCGGCGGAAAGTGGGCCACCTCGCCGGCACCGCCACTGGCGACCACCGGCACGTCCACGACCGCTCGCACCGCGGCGATCAACTCCAGGTCGAAGCCGGCCTTGGTGCCGTCGGCGTCCATCGAGTTGAGCAGGATCTCCCCCGCGCCCAGCTCGGCGCTTCGGGCCGCCCAGCGCACGGCGTCCATCCCGGTGCCGCGCCGGCCGCCGTGGGTGGTGACCTCGAAGCCGCTCGGGGTCGCGCCGTTCGGAGACCGGCGCACGTCGAGCGAGAGCACGAGCACCTGCCGGCCGAACCGGTCGGCGATCTCGGCGATCAGCTCCGGACGGGCGATCGCGGCGGTGTTCACGCCCACCTTGTCCGCTCCGGCACGCAGCAGCGTGTCCACGTCGGCGACCTGCCGGACCCCACCGCCGACTGTCAGCGGGATGAAGACCGACTCGGCGGTGCGGCGCACCACGTCGAGCATGGTGCCCCGATCGCTCGACGACGCGGTGACGTCGAGGAAGGTCAGCTCGTCCGCGCCCGCCCGGTCGTAGGCGGCGGCCAACTCGACCGGGTCGCCGGCGTCACGCAGGTCGAGGAAGTTGACTCCCTTGACCACCCGTCCGGCGTCCACGTCCAGACAGGGGATCACCCGTACCGCCACCGTCATGCCGCGAGCCTATCTCCCGCGCACGGCACGGCGGTCGACCCGATCGGGTCGACCGCCGTGGGAGAGGTGGGCGTCACACGCGCACGAGCATCTTGCCCAGGTTGTCGCCGCGCAGGACGCCGAGGAACGCCGCTGGAGCGTTCTCGATGCCGTCCACGATCGTCTCGTCGTAGGACAGGGTGCCCTCGCGCAGCCAGCCGGCGACGTCGCGGACGAACGCCGGGCGCACGTCGTTGTGGTCGTTGACCAGGAAGCCACGCAGGGTGAGCCGCTTGCCGATGACCAGCGCCAGGTTGCGCGGGGCGGCCGGCGGTTCGGTGGCGTTGTACTGCGCGATCATGCCGCAGATGGCGGCCCGGCCGTGCAGGTTCATGGCCGAGATCGCCGCTTCCAGGTGGTCACCGCCGACGTTGTCGAAGTAGACGTCGACGCCGTCCGGGGCGGCCGCCCGCAGCGAGTCACGGAGCGACCCGTCGTGGTAGTCGAAGGCCGCGTCGAAGCCCAACGACCGCAGACGCTCGACCTTGGCCGGTGAGCCGGCGCTCCCGATGACCCGACCGGCACCCTTGAGCTTGGCGATCTGGCCGACCAGGCTGCCGACCGCGCCGGCCGCGGCGGAGACGAACACCGTCTCGCCGGGCTTCATCGCGGCCACTTCCAGCAGCCCGGCGTACGCGGTCAGCCCGGTCATGCCCAGCACGCTCAGGTACGCGCTGGCCGGGGCGACGGTCGGGTCGACCGCCCGGGCGGCGGTGGCGTCGAGCAGCGCGTACTCCCGCCAGCCCAGCCCGTGCAGGACGGTGGCCCCGACGGCGATGTCCGCCGCCTCACTGGCCACCACCTCGCCGATCGCGGCACCGTCGAGCGGCGTGTCGAGTGCGAACGGCGCCACGTACGACTTGACGTCGTTCATCCGTCCCCGCATGTACGGGTCGACGGACATGTACTGGTTGCGGACCACGATCTGGCCCGGGCCCGGCGTCGGAACGTCGGTCTTGACGAGCCGGAAATTGTCGTCGGTGGGCCAGCCCACGGGGCGGCTGGCCAGGTGGATCTCACGGTTGCTGGTCATGGTCGTCCTCTCGTCCGCGGTGGGTGCCTGGAGCCGCGTGGTCAGGCGGCCAGGGTCTCGCGGACGTTCAGCGTGACGTCGATGTTGCCGCGGGTGGCGTTCGAGTAGGGGCAGACCTGGTGGGCCTTCTCGACCAGCTGCTCGGCGATGTCACGGGGCACGGCGGGCAGGTCGACGACGAGCTGCACGGTGAGCCCGAAGCTGCCGCTGCCGTTCGGGCCGATGCCCACCTCGGCGCCGACGACGGAGCCGGTCACGTCGGCCTTGGCCCGGCGGGCCACCACGCGCAGCGCGCCGTGGAAGCAGGCCGCGTAGCCGGCGGCGAAGAGCTGCTCCGGGTTCGCCGCGCCCCCGGTGCCACCCATTTCCTTCGGCGCGGCCAGGTCGAGCGCGAGGGTGCCGTCGGAGGTCTCGACGTGGCCGTCCCGGCCGTCGCCGCTGGCGGTCGCGGAAGCGGTGTAGAGCACCTGCATGGTCACTGCTCCTTCTGTCGGTGGATGGTGTCGGTGACCTGGGTGAGGGTGTCGCGCAGCGCCACCAGCTCGCTGAGGCCCAGCCCGGTGGCCTGGGCGATGCACATCGGGACGTGCTCGACCTGTTGGCGCAGGGCCCGGCCCTGCTCGGTGAGGCCCACCTCGACCCGCCGCTCGTCGTGGATCGACCGTCGGCGGGCCACCAGCCCTGCCCCCTCCAGCCGCTTGAGCAGCGGGGAGAGGGTGCCGGAGTCCAGCCGCAGCTCGGTGCCCAACTCGGACACCGTGCGGGCGTCGTCGGGACGCTCCCAGAGCACCAAGAGGACCAGATACTGCGGGTAGGTCAGCCCGAACTCGTCGAGGATCGGTCGGTAGACGTCGGTCAGCGCGCGCGACGCGGTGTAGAGCGCGAAGCACACCTGCCGGCGCAGCACCAGGTCATCGGTCACCGTCGAACCATAGCCCACAATTGAGTTGTGCACAATCTATTGGGCCGGGGTCGGCCGGCCACGGCCCACGACGTGGACCGGCCAGGCGTGCCTCAGCGATCGCCGAGGTACGCCTCCAACTCCACCTCGACCAGGTGCTCCGGGTCCAGCAGACCGGCCACCACGACCAGGGTCGCCGCCGGCCGGACCGCTCCGAAGACCGCGTTGTGCGCCCGACCCACCTCGTCGGCGTGCAGCCGGTCGGTCACGTACATCCTGGTCCGGACCACGTCACCCGGCTCCGCACCGACCTCGGCCAACGCGTCCAACCCGATCCGCAACGCCTGCGCGGTCTGCGCGGCGGCGTCGCCGACGTGCACCACCTGACCGTCCACCGTCGCCGTGCAGCCGGCCGTCCAGGCCCGGTCACCGGCCCGGACCACCCGGGAGTAGCCGTAGCGCTGCTCCCACGGGCCACCGGAGCCCAGCCGGGTGGCCGTCACGCCTCGGCCAGGGTCCGCAGCGCCTCGGCCACCGTGAAGGCGCCCGCGTAGAGCGCCTTACCGGCGATCACGCCCTCCACCCCGACCGGCTCCAGGGTCGCCAACGCCCGCAGGTCGTCCAGCGTGGACACGCCACCGGAGGCGATCACCGGCCGGTCGGTACGAGCACACACCTCACGCAGCAGATCCAGGTTCGGCCCGCGCATCGTGCCGTCCTTGGTGATGTCGGTGACCACGTACCGACTCGCGCCCGCCTTGTCCAACCGCTCCAGCACCTCGTACAGATCGCCGCCGTCCCGGGTCCAACCACGCGCGGACAGGGTCTGGCCCCGCACGTCCAACCCGATGGCCACCCGGTCGCCGTACTCCCCGACCACCCGGTCACACCAGACCGGATCCTCCAGGGCGGCGGTGCCGATGTTCACCCGGGCCGCCCCGGTGCCCAACGCCGCGCGCAGCGACTCGTCGTCGCGGATGCCACCGGACAACTCCACCTTCACGTCCAACTGGCGCACCACCTCGGCGAGCAGGTGCGCGTTGGTGCCCCGCCCGAAAGCCGCGTCCAGGTCGACCAGGTGGATCCACTCCGCGCCGTCCTGCTGCCAGGCCAACGCCGCGTCCAACGGGTCACCGTAGATGCTCTCGCTTCCGAGGGCACCCTGCACGAGCCGGACGGCCCGGCCGTCGGCGACATCCACGGCGGGTAACAGGGTCAGGCTCAACGTCTTCTCCTCGATCAGGTACGACGGTCCAGGGCGATCACCACGATCGCCGGCAGTACGAGCAGCAAGAGCACGATCAACGCGATACGCAACGCCAGATTGTCGACGAAGGTCCAGATCAGA is a window of Micromonospora sp. WMMD961 DNA encoding:
- a CDS encoding terpene synthase — encoded protein: MAGESVEWARAFGLVDSSQRVHRLRLADAAGLAGRACPDGSTDGLRLLTDLISWLFVMDDACDEDGLGADPARLGPAISTLLDVLDRYGDPDVPPPAVGPLGDALHDLCRRTRLHDHAALLLRFVSQMREYLLALLWEATNRERRRVPDVAEYVQLRRHIGGVHPCLTLTDLASARPPGPVQRANPTLLALDLLAVDLVCWCNDLFSYGKESRTDPDAHNLVTVIAQGSDADEQAALRAAADRFNQGLAEYLDAEEALLSGGNDEIRLVVAARRNWVRATYDWSVVAARYA
- a CDS encoding long-chain fatty acid--CoA ligase, whose amino-acid sequence is MALDVPYRSIPDMFLKRVAATPDRNAFASPTPDDAGPAWLTWEQVGQRAKAVAAGLHGLGVGQEDPVAILANTRLDWVIADLGIMCAGGATTTVYPTTEPADATYIIADSGSKVLFAENPAQAAKIAGANLPALTHVVLLDGAGDPTATIPQLTLAELEERGTRALAAEPDLIDMLVAGIGPEHLATLIYTSGTTGQPKGVELLHGGWCWEAVAQAEVGLLRDDDLQYLWLPLAHSFGKTLLCGAIHVGLPTYVDGRVEKLVDLLSVIRPTLMCGAPRVFEKVYNRAVTTAQGAGGAKAKIFAWGVQVGKEKVALEQAGKPVPGGLRLRYGLAEKLVFSKLQARLGGRMRVLVSGAAPLSPEIATFFAAANLPISEGYGLTETSAGNFVNPPSGLRIGTVGRAMGDLECRIDTDGEILVRGRPVMRGYHNLPEETAAAFTEDGFFRTGDIGTLDEQGYLRITDRKKDLVKTSGGKYIAPSHIEGMFKAICPYTSQAVVVGQARNFCTMLVTLDPDAIQGWAAGGPLEGRSYTEIVASPEARTMVEEYVAQLNEKLNRWETIKKVAILPRDLTIEDGEITPSLKIKRRGVESNFASQIDEMYAGTLAEL
- a CDS encoding PLP-dependent aminotransferase family protein; this translates as MSGQVRGVQLARLLGQWHALPGRRRSPDYAALAGAVRGLLADGRLPLGVRLPAERELAEALRISRTTVTAAYRHLRETGHLASRRGAGSWTMLPGNHRVASTGLWTPLDDRDMIDLGAAAPAAPPQLQTAARSAAEDLRRYLGGAGYHPTGIIELREAVADAYTMRGLPTSADQIMVTSGTQHALDLVLRLALAPGGSVLVESPTYPNALAALAGRRARITTHGLAADADGWDSDLLLGSLRQTRPKLAYLIPEFQNPTGHLMPAALRERVVAAAHAVGTDLVVDESFVDLPLDGTEVPPPVGVYDRHSRVISIGGMSKPYWGGLRIGWVRASAPQVQRLAAVRVGVDMASPVLDQLVAVHLLADADAIVTERRVTLAAQRDALLDALAHRLPDWRVTVPRGGVTLWAELDGPVSSALARAAEEVGVRLAPGPRFGLDGTLERFLRLPFTLPAADLVEAVGRIAAVRYDLDRTGRQRWREPAVIA
- the hisF gene encoding imidazole glycerol phosphate synthase subunit HisF; its protein translation is MTVAVRVIPCLDVDAGRVVKGVNFLDLRDAGDPVELAAAYDRAGADELTFLDVTASSSDRGTMLDVVRRTAESVFIPLTVGGGVRQVADVDTLLRAGADKVGVNTAAIARPELIAEIADRFGRQVLVLSLDVRRSPNGATPSGFEVTTHGGRRGTGMDAVRWAARSAELGAGEILLNSMDADGTKAGFDLELIAAVRAVVDVPVVASGGAGEVAHFPPAIGAGADAVLAASVFHFGELTVAQVKDALRDSGHPVR
- a CDS encoding NADP-dependent oxidoreductase, translated to MTSNREIHLASRPVGWPTDDNFRLVKTDVPTPGPGQIVVRNQYMSVDPYMRGRMNDVKSYVAPFALDTPLDGAAIGEVVASEAADIAVGATVLHGLGWREYALLDATAARAVDPTVAPASAYLSVLGMTGLTAYAGLLEVAAMKPGETVFVSAAAGAVGSLVGQIAKLKGAGRVIGSAGSPAKVERLRSLGFDAAFDYHDGSLRDSLRAAAPDGVDVYFDNVGGDHLEAAISAMNLHGRAAICGMIAQYNATEPPAAPRNLALVIGKRLTLRGFLVNDHNDVRPAFVRDVAGWLREGTLSYDETIVDGIENAPAAFLGVLRGDNLGKMLVRV
- a CDS encoding organic hydroperoxide resistance protein; this translates as MQVLYTASATASGDGRDGHVETSDGTLALDLAAPKEMGGTGGAANPEQLFAAGYAACFHGALRVVARRAKADVTGSVVGAEVGIGPNGSGSFGLTVQLVVDLPAVPRDIAEQLVEKAHQVCPYSNATRGNIDVTLNVRETLAA
- a CDS encoding MarR family transcriptional regulator, which encodes MTDDLVLRRQVCFALYTASRALTDVYRPILDEFGLTYPQYLVLLVLWERPDDARTVSELGTELRLDSGTLSPLLKRLEGAGLVARRRSIHDERRVEVGLTEQGRALRQQVEHVPMCIAQATGLGLSELVALRDTLTQVTDTIHRQKEQ
- a CDS encoding RidA family protein, which codes for MTATRLGSGGPWEQRYGYSRVVRAGDRAWTAGCTATVDGQVVHVGDAAAQTAQALRIGLDALAEVGAEPGDVVRTRMYVTDRLHADEVGRAHNAVFGAVRPAATLVVVAGLLDPEHLVEVELEAYLGDR
- the priA gene encoding bifunctional 1-(5-phosphoribosyl)-5-((5-phosphoribosylamino)methylideneamino)imidazole-4-carboxamide isomerase/phosphoribosylanthranilate isomerase PriA, coding for MSLTLLPAVDVADGRAVRLVQGALGSESIYGDPLDAALAWQQDGAEWIHLVDLDAAFGRGTNAHLLAEVVRQLDVKVELSGGIRDDESLRAALGTGAARVNIGTAALEDPVWCDRVVGEYGDRVAIGLDVRGQTLSARGWTRDGGDLYEVLERLDKAGASRYVVTDITKDGTMRGPNLDLLREVCARTDRPVIASGGVSTLDDLRALATLEPVGVEGVIAGKALYAGAFTVAEALRTLAEA